tgtgTGTACACAGCTAGATACATTTTGATACTTTCATTTTGTACCTCAATGCTGTGTGAAAGAGCCAATAAACTTTATATAGCTACATGCTATGGAAAATGTTGCATTTGTTCgacctttaacctttgacctcaaCCGCGGATTTCTCTGAAAACATTCCGGATCGAAGTAGTCTTCACACAATGTTGTGTTTGATGGAGAAAATCTGTCTCTTTACACTTTTACTGTCCATGCTGTCCTCAACTTCTTATCTTTTGGAAACAAAAACATACGAAATAATCTTCTTGTTTTCGTTGGAGCTGTTGGTGGAGGTCAATGCTGCACACTGTACAtgatgtttgtttacttttgaGATCAATGACAGCTCGCATGATTTTCTGATCGTCTCAAATGACGTCACaggcaagggagataactgtgtgCAGCGGCTATGATTTCTCCGACATagaaaaatatgtcatttttcaAATGACGAATAATACATAAAAATTAAGTTTTGTTTAGAAAATGAATGTAAAACAAGTATTTATTAAggatcattaatatttttacatatatttggtCTTTTTGATGTTTTGGTGGTTGTTCACCATTAAGCCCTATATAATAACCtaattttaatatacatgtcatttgtggaaaaaaaatatatatttcaataaaatacttaatatataattttactaGAAATTTTATATCTATATGGATAACATATTTGACCTGGAGGTGAAGGTAAATTATAGTGACATCAATACAGTGGGTTGGTAACCTTTTTTCCTGGCATCATTCACCTGTGTTCATGCAAATTTAAAATGAGACGGCTTATCCTAGAGTTGTATGTGATTTGTCACATTCTCCTATTTACACTTCAACAATATGTCACTAATAATAACGTAGTATCCAAAACATGTTTTCCTAAAGGGGTTAGAAAATCTCCatttacattcattttttttcagaaatccACAAAATTTCCTGCCTCATGTTGTTCTTgcttgaattatatatatttttgaggAAATTTATTTCAACTATCAAATTGTGCCTGAGTCGAGTCTATAAGTGTTTGAGGTGAAGGAATAAATCAGAAATCAAATGATCTTTTCAGCTGTGTACAAATGCAGCTAAATCAAACTACCAACTTGCTCTAATATCCCTGGATACACGAAGGAACATAAGGATGAGATGAGGTATTATATTTAACGGCTTCTGTACAGTTTGCAAATGCCTATTTTAAAatctaggtttttttttattttgtcagtATGTGTTTATTATCTAACCTGGCTTTAGATTTTTCAGAGAATCCATCACTATTGCAATGGAGTTCCATGGAGTACATTGGAATATTAATTTTTATGGACATTATTCAGGAAAGATAAAATTAGGTCCATACATACTTGTAAAATCCATGGAAAATGGTTTTAATACTGCATGGAAAATATCCAGGAACAAGGTCCATGGAAATCTATaaacactatatataacaccattTTGTTTATAGGAAGTCGTACTTTGCACTTCTACTTAAAATCAACATTAatttaagttacaaaaaaaaaaaaactcattgcACCTAGTACTTGCCAAAGGCCAATTTATTTCTTATAGAATGATACATAAACCTTCAGAAATGTAGGATCTTCATATTATATTTTCCTTTGATGTTATGAACTTtcaattgaattttattttcaaaagcaATGAAAATCAGAAccctttaaaaatatacatcttCATAGCTGTATTCAGTAGTTTCCAAAGTCAATTGATATCACATATTTCGTGCTGGCAAGTTTTCTTGGCAGTTGTGTTTGTATAGTATCAGATTCAAACATGTATGCCTTtaattactacatgtataatgacaTGGCTGTTACTCCATTAATAtggtacatattgtataataaaaaagaaaagcattttttttctaaaattctTAAGATATTTTGCACACTTACActaattatgataattaacagtgatatattgatgtagatataaagtatttgtaaatgtatatataaatttgacaaaaaaatactGATTGACATGTGGCTCAGAAGGACAGAAAGTTGAAAATGAACTTAAAGTCAGTAATtcagtatataacaaacaaaatttatttttgaaaacagATAGCAAAACAGTCATATGTTTATTTGCACACATAAATtttcagtatataaatatatgttttgatttgtttttatataccttgcatatatgaataaataataaaaaaaaattcttgaaaATCAGACACacaagtttcataaaatcatatctttataataaaagttaacaatataaatatacctAAGTAACCCCATGGAATgttaataaatcaaaattaaaatcaatgcATTTAAAATACACCCAACAGCTTGACTCAGCATTTGACACAATATggatatacatggtatatatattatgaagGTAAAATTTTATAACAATGGACGGACCTAATCATAGACGGAATTACATATCACAGCATGCTAATATATCTCACCACAAATATTTTATCCCCCACGACATGACACGCGGGCACACATTCCCAAGCCAACAGATCATTGTACATCACTTTTACCTTTACAAGATATAGGTAATTTCTGTACATATTGTCACATTTGAGATTGTTGTAAttttaaatatcacatataAGTTTTCATTGAGATACATCTACAGTGTATTTGATTTGGACATAAAGAAAGGCTTACTCAACGATTGAAAAATATGTCTCTAAAGAGCAGTTTGTCTAACACTGACACTGTTTTTAGAATTTTTGATCTCAGAGACGGAATACAATAGAATATATTTCTGTACAAGTTGAGTGTCAATGTCTGTTATGTATCCAGTAGTACTGTCTATTGAATATCCCTGAGTATCAGTTTCCTAAGTCTCTCAAACATCAATAATCCAAACATCAATCATCCAAACTACGCCCGGCATAATACcaataaagttttaaaatattaattagtTATGTTGACATTagttttttgtatgttttacagTTCTTACTCATCACTACAGACAGTGTTTAAAACAGCATGACTGAAAAAATTGTGTTGGGAGGGGAAGGGGAAGGGGGGCGTATTATAGCCCATCCCAATACAATGcatgtaaacattttaaaggCTTAATATTTAGTCAATACCAAGTCAAAATCTGTAGTGAAATATTTTGCCTTGTTTTACAGCCAGAAAACAATTGCATGTCGGTCTTCTGTGAATTTCACCTGAAGTCAAAATTGTTGTCATCGATTACCAGTAGATATGTTGGCAGATTTCTTTGCCTTTTCTTCAAAGGCATTCGTTTATATTTCTGTCtgaatatttaataaacatAGATTTGTATCATTTATCTCGGAGTGACTGCATTGGTAGTAATGTAAAGTAGATAGAACTGTGTGATCCGATAGagattaaaatttcattatacATTCTGTCAGATTTTATTCTCAGGAGTAAAAATCTATTGctttaattttaaaaactaaGATTTCTTGGTGCACAAGCCTTCATTTACTGGTATATTATTAGATTTTATACATTGATAGTAAACCATTAATAGTAGACctaacaatgaaatatgttgaaGAATTCAAAGTCAGAGTTTTGCAGTACATTCTGGGATGAGTTAATGCAGAGCCAATTCTAATGTAATTGCAATGCGAATAAAAGGACTTGCATAATCCAGCAGTCAATTAATAGGACCCCGCCTCACACCTAACAAGTGTACCCTGAACGGGGTTCACACAGTGCACCTCAGGGAGCCATTCATGATCAGAGACTTGCCATCGACTACAGCACATCAGCATGTGACCAGATGCATCGCACTACATATCAATCTTTCATTAAGTTTTATACATGCGCAGGGTTATCAAGTACGGAGAGGAGACATTCATAAGTATGTCCAACTCCACTGATAGCCTGAAATTGATCGGCACAGAAAGCCGATGTGTTTAGGTGTCACTGATTAATTTGTAGGTAGGATAGTGTAGGTGgggtattttttatttataacgTTTCCTTCTAATGTCTGCTTTTTACCTCGTTATCTACATCAAAGCAGGTTAATCGCCACAAAGTAGTGTATATGGTCCAGAGCCTGCGATCCACAAGCTTAACAAACATGTATGTGATACAGTGGTATACCTCTGCAGGCATTTCCTCTAAACAATTAGCTAGGTGCAATAAGATCATGAGATTGACGCCCCGGGTCAGGGCACGAATCaaaaaattgtcttcctttAGCTTCCTCATTGGTGTTACTATATAGGGAGTGTTTCcaatttcattgtttttctatatatttaagATTGAAGATCCTTGGAGTTAATTTTCAGTCTGCTGAATGTAACTGCACAAATTAATCcttaaatttcatttcatatttttttttaatctacaGAGTGAAATCTTCTGTGCTTTTTAATAGTTTCAATAGCCAATCAGGAATGACAGTTAGCCACAACCGGATACAGTTGGCATACTGATGTGTGCTCACTGGCAACTTACAACATCATAGAAAAGTACAATAAAATCTGATAGTTTCATTTTCAAACATCAATTTTTTGGCCCTCCTCTGAAATGAATGATCCTCAAATTATACGGATACAAGCTTTTATTTAGGGATTCTCTGCCCCAAAGTATGTACCTGTGCAAACACACACAGGTGTACAAATTACACAGGTGTAATGAACctttaaaacatatacatgtacctctaaagtaatgggggggggggttatatcACAGATCATAGCAGGTATGACATATTCTCtcataaaaatatatgtttaacatTCAAATGTATAACAAGGTTATGACTTGGGCATAAAATGCATGTGTAGTTATAATGTGTGCTAGGAAAGTCCCAACAAATACACATATCTACAACACAGGAtgggtgtgttatatatacggCCACATACATTGTGTAAACGGTGCTTATAGGTATAGGATACCATAATAATCAGTATATAAGTCAATGGCAATGACTTAACAATACGTAACAAAGCCAAACAATGATTTATAGAACAACAAATTTATACCAAGTCTGCTAGAAAGGAATTCAAACTTTAACGGTTCAGACatcacagattatatatatatatactcaatcCTGTCATGCTATTAGTCAGAAATGGAACCAGAGTATATGAAGTTTCATGAGAATTGGATGCAAAATACGAGTTGATaaagcaaaatatataaaataactaCATGTGGCCTCATTCTTAAGTGACCCCAGATGTTTGAAACTTGTACAAATGATGGTTGTAAGTGTATGAAATTTCATGATAAACAAATTTATAAATTGAAGGTGGTTTAGAATGAAGATTTCATTGGGATTTAATCTCTACCATATACCATCAGATGGACACATCATGAGAGGATTTTTTATCTATCAAGAAACCAAAACTTATTCAGTATAACAAGTGACTTTTCCTACTCCATATACAATATAGTTGTGTTGAGAAAGTCTTCACATACATATATCTGATGAACTTAATTAAAAACTGATTTTTCAGCAACAAAAAACATGAATTGCAAAAACCTCTACTGTAAATTCATGACAATAActcattatgttttttttatttatcaataaaaaaaatacattttcacaaGAGGATAGCGTGAGATCGCTGCAGCGTGTTACGGTCCTTTTAAAGTAATGTATAATAATACGTacttatatcaattttataCCTGTATGAGACTCTTTGCTGTACGTTTCTGTGTATATTACCCGGTCTACCCAGTGTTTATCTGGCCATAATAATGATCACAGGAAAaaatacatcacagacaagCAGTAAATTAACACCATTTAAATGTCTGGTATATGGACCTGTATTcaagactacatgtatataccgtATTGGTCCTTAAATCAGTCCAATCAGCTTGTGTAAAAGTtttatttatccacaaataagccctcttcCCTTGTgtaaaaatttcatttattctcaaataagccccatcCCTTTGCGTAAAATTTTGCACCTTATTTATGCCCAAATCATCCCAATcctgtgtaaaaaaaaaatcattttttctcaaataagccccccttCCTTTGTGTAAAAACTTGGTACCTTATTTATCCTCAAATCAGCCTATAATTCACTTgtgtaaataatttatttatcctcaaataagccccctcacTTGTGTAAAAATTGTGTACcttatttatcctcaaataagcccaatccccttgtgtaaaagttaagtattAAAGGGAGGGCTTATTTGTTAATCAACTTTAGCttactattttaaaattaaacgTTTCTGCAAAAGCAATAAGGGGCTTATATATGGACATGGGCTTATATATGGACAGGGATTATATATGGACAGGGCTTATATATGGACGGGGCTTATATATGGACAGGGCTTATATATGGACAGGGCTTATATATATGGACAGGGCTTATATATGGACATGGGCTTATATATGGACAGGGCTTATATATGGACAGGGCATATATATGGACAGGGCTTACATATGGACAGGGCATATATATGGacagggcttatttgtgaataAATACAGAATACTTATAAATTGGTCTTTGTTACATAGTCATTTAAGATAAAATGGCGAAGTGAAATCTTAACAATTAAAAGTAAACTAACAGTAACATGCATTAATACCCTGAGGGATGGAAATATCCTCACAGTAATTCAACAATAACATAACTAATGAACGACGGTACACAAGCTTCCTGTAACCTCCACACAACCCACAGATCTAAATGAAAACAGGTAGATTATGGTTCTCTTTTACAATAAAACATGAAAgagtataaaatgatatatcttttttttttacatatgaCATAGCCAAAATTATATGGAAATATCTTGATAAATGATATCATTGAAAATATGCCAGAAGAAATTGTGATCTTTTGTCATTCATTCATGAAATTATAAAAAGATCTCTAAATTGTAAGAATGACACCACAGATGTGTTTTAAACTATCTAATCTTCTCTCAAGCTTTCATGTGAATTAGAAACGTCTTCTTCTAAACTGCATCAATAAATTCAGATAGCGATTGATTAAAAATGAGGAATTTTAAAATTGTAGGTGAAGCCATGAGACTGTTTGGAGGCAGGGCAGGAGCATACAAGTAACTATGGTAACAACAACAACTTTATAATGTCAATTAACCTAATGACCCCTTATCACATGACTGTCACATGACTGGGGTCATAAGGTCAATTGGTGACAACATGGTCACCTTGAGATGAGTTCTCCTCATCGTCGACATTTTCTTCGTCCTGGCTCTGTGGTGATGTAACTGTCtgtacaatatcaataaaatcttCGTCCTCTTCGCTGTTGTCCTTGCTGTCATCATACTCAAGTCCGTTACATACCTCGGGGCACACATCATCTTCCTTTGTGATATTGTCTTCATTTGGTTTCTCAATTATGTCATTTTCCTCTCTTGTTACATCTACAAGTTCATTTGGTGATGGACTGGTGTTTTTATTTAATGGCTGTTTGACAAGTTCATTGGACAAAGGTTTCACAAAGTCATCAGGTGGTAGTTTGGCAAGATCATCCGGTGAAAAATTGACAAGTTCATCTGATGCATGATAATTGGCATGTCCTTCATCTGATATGGATTTGAACTTGTCAGTCTCCTCTCCAACGTCATCGCTATCCTCATCTGAAATATCGTTATTAATCAAAAGCACAGATTTGGACTGTTCCAAACCTTTGAAGATTTTTCGTCTTTCTTCCATTGACTTTCTCTTTGTCTTGAACATAGTTTCTTGTTTGGCAGGTTGTGCATTTCTAGGTGAGGCGAGACATCGTTCAGAAAGATGTTTAATGCGTTCATGTCCATTTCTATAACTAAGCTTAGCTTTACCAACATCATTGACAATAACAGGAAATCTAGTAGGCAACTCCTGTACACTGTGGGAAAGAAGACGCTGTGATTCATAATCTGGCTTATTTCTCCCTGGTAAAAGGTCTGTTTGACTGCGTTGAAGTCTGCGAGGTCTGGTCATGGAGGCATCACTGATATTTAAACTTGCTATTTTTCCTCCTACGCTCAactcctcttcctcctcctcctcctcctcctcactGTCATCTTCACTTTCGTTCAGCAGAGTGTTGTTGGCGGAGGAATGTGTTGGGCGATTTGGAAACCGGTTACATGCACCGTTATATTTCACCTTTCCGCAGACATTGCGAGGAGACATAAGGAAATCAGGATCCCTTGGAGAAGGGTCCAATCCTTCCTCATCGCTATCACAGGCAGGCTCCGCATCCTCATCTTCCTCTTCCATGTCCTCCTCAAGCTCCTCCTCTATATCGTCCTCCTTGCCCTGGCGGCTGGCTGTCATAGGTACGTCTTGTGGTAGTTGGCTCTTTGGGTTGTTTTCTAATTTCTGATCATTGGACTTACTCTTTTCTCCATCTATGGAGAATATAGACTTTTTACTAGGACTGAATGTGCGCCGCCATTTGTGTTCAGGGCAGAAGCtacaaaaatacagaaaaataccATCATGTCGTTAAACATCAATACTTAATCTGACAGTCAAATCTAAATACAGATGGAGCACAGATCAAAGGACACAGACTCAACTAAATCTGCATCATCAGTTtttatgattataaaatatcaatttagaaAGAATTATTTTAGAATAACGTCTAATTTATAAAGAAGTAGTTAATCAAAGCTATCTTTATTATTGATTACTATCATTTCaacaagtacattgtattgtatcatactTGAAGAACTTAAAACAACACAGCCCTTGAATCTGTAAGTGGTGCTATCCAATGtcagatatattttttatgttatgtgTAAATTTATAAAGGACAGTCATTGGTATgcatcatttttgaaaatttacaatgttttcttaaattttctgactcatattttcaaaatacaattttaaggataaatataactttcattaatataaataagGGCTAGCTATTCATAGGGCACCGGAgaagatatatatgtaaagtaCCTTGgtcatagttatatataactattgaTTCATAACCAGCTGTAACAAAGCTTCTGTCTGATCACAAGGTTGTACATCTACTTTCAACAAGAGTACATGATGCATTTTTCAACAGGAGATCCCACTGGGATCTTCGCCTACACCATTGAATGGCCTTTATTAGTTTTACAGTATGTTAGATCTTTACTATTCTTTCCTATTAATTATCTAAAGAGAAAGAGATTTAAtcatgaaattaatatttaattgaaattttttcGAAGCTTTACAATGCTGTTGTCCATCCAAAATAAGAATGACATTTATTCTGTTTTGGaagcaattttgtttttgtcaaagAATTAAACAAGAGGTCCTAGATCTCCCATTGCTCACCATAgtgttatacattgttactTTTCATGATTATAGTTGTTTAAGTGTTTCAACAAATTTAACCCCTGTAACCTTGAGtaatggtcaaggtcatctcTTTTTACAAACTTTGTTGGGATTTTCCCCAGGAACTGACTGTATCAGCCAAATATCTTGATTCTAggacttttggttattgagaagttgtttcaTTCTTTCAACCaattcacccctgtgaccttgagtatagtcaaggtcatttctttgcaCAAATTTAAATTCATGCAGGCTTATTTCATAAGCTACCAACAATGAAAAGTTAACATATGTTCATAACAAAAAAGGTTCCTCCAATACTCTCATTGAAATAATGACAGCAATATTTATAATGACAACAATTTACAAGTCATaaaatggccacctgtcagccgTTACATATTGTTCATCCACGCGATCAGTTATGATCAGCTATTATACACACAATGAAGTATTAAACAAGGAACTATTTAAGTTGTAAAGTACATGATcatttcagtactttttgaacAAGAGGCTAAAGGGGCCTGCCATACATTTAGCTTGCTCATAGTGTTGCTATATCAAATCTTAACTTCTATCAACTTCAAAATATGTATACCgtattttaattgaaaatacaGATTTTCCCTGCAGAGattatttttcttcaaattttgtTCATATAACTTTGGAAGTTGGTCTTGGATATTCTGAAGCCAAAGTTCAAATCCCATATATTCATTcaaatattgtatgttacaATTCAATAATCATGGGTTTCGACCTCTTGGATTATTCAGGAAAAATAATTTGAAGAAACTGACATCAGACCAACACTATACTACTGCATCTTAAAGCAGTCAAACCAAAATACATACAGAGAATTATTCATTAGGACGTCTTCAATGACAAAACGCCATAGAACTCAAATAAAAGATATCAGAATGCAGGTACAAATATAGATTGATCAACTGGCCAAATTACAATCTTTTACATTCTCCTAAAGCTTTAACCTGTTGCACATCCACACTTATGCCAACTGTCATTATGTCTAACCCAGGGGTATAACTAATAAGCTCTGTGAAGACACAAGTTAATCGGTTATCAGATAGAACACTCAAGCTGACCTGCGACAGATGCCTTGTAGCCAAGTGTCTAATGACCGGAAGTGGTATTTGGCATCGATGAAACTCTTTGCTTCAAATCGGTAGTCATCCCAAACCTGGACTTTGCCATTGTTCCAGCGGGCTCCAATCGTTTTGTTTCTATCTCCTGCCCAAATTTCCACATGGGTCATAAGGTGCTTCTGCTGCCGAGCTgaagaaaattaataaaaaaaaaacacttgatATTCATGTAGTGTCAACTACAAGATTGCTTATACAGTACAAATCATCAAGCAAGAGCCACATGCTCCTAAATGTCATCCGCCTATGAAGATAATTCTGAAATTGAATTAGTGGTCAGGTAGTGAGAATACCAATTATCATAATCAATCTACCTCAGCagactgatatatacatatatacctatgaTATTCATAAAAActataaaatttataaattttacaACTATAGCAAAAGAAGTGATATTTGAATCAACTGATATTAATCAGGCCTGTTGGCTCGTATGGAAGTCGGTAAGATTTAGGGGTAAAAGCcaagtacagttgtatgtaatACCAGTGCTGGAACAACCAGACACCAAATAAATGTCTATGACATTTGAATTTTAGAGTTCCGGAATTGTTGTTAATTTCATCTCTATACCAAATTTTTTGAACTAGATAGGACAatataattattcaaatttcaaccaatcaaaagctAGAAAAAACTGGGCATTTTGCCCAATTGCAAAATGGAAGTGATagttgtatttgtattttcagtATACACAGCTAGTCACAGTTAATCACAGTTgaacaatatttcataattagataAATTTAAGTAGACTGAAAATGGCAGCTAATTCGTCaaatatatgttgatatcacaTTTAGGTTCATAGCTCATATAATACACAGTCAGGTCCAATATTCATTGACGATGTACACACCGTTAGGACGTGGATATGTTCCAGATATAAACACTAAGTCTCCTGGTTTCATGTCTTCTTCTCGCTCCACAACATTCGGAAGTAAATCAAACATGTATGCCTGATTCCACGGCCCGAGACGAAAGCCGAAGTCTTTACGTAGATCTCGCATCACCTGTCGTACCAAACCACAACAGTCCAGGAAAAGACGACTTTTGTATTCCGGCTCTGTGTAAGTAAAGGGACAAATATTTCAGACGTTTGAACAGGCATTGACATTGACAGGGTATAAAAGACTAACACATCAGTATGAAATGGCCTTgtgtaattgtttatttatttttttacaatttttaatttttttttttttttttttttaatctgcataAAGGGCAATTACTCTATAAATATTGAAACCTTAATTTAGTTCTGTAATGCAGAAGCAACACAATTTGgaataatttaaacataaataaacagGAAGATTAAGTTTGATAGAATGAAATGCTTACTCTATACACTAGGCTATAGGTATACTTTTTATAGTATGTATAACGTTACTTACGATCTGGTGACCAGTACTTCTTGGCATAAGGAGTTCCGAAGTATTTCTTTGCCCGTTTTACAAACTTCTTTCGGAGTTTATTCATATGCTCCACATCTCCCTGTTTACGGAGGCATCTCTCGCGCAGACGTTTCTCATCACGCAGCTCTTTCTGAAAAAGAAAAGTAAGAAAATACAATGCACAATCTGATTACCAGGTATTAATTAGCATTCATAATAATATCCAATTTTAGTAAATGGAGACCAATGATTGACATTTAATAAAAGGTactgactaaggtgtatggaggtgtaacTGACTAAgatgtatggaggtgtagctgactacagtgaGGTGAAGTGTtacactgactaaggtgtatggaggtgtaacTGACTACAgtgaggtgaagtgtaacactaaggtgtatggaggtgtagctgactacagtcaggtgaagtgtaacactaaggtgtatggaggtgtagccgactacagtcaggtgaagtgtaacactaaggtgtatggaggtgtagctgactacagtcaggtgaagtgttacactgactaaggtgtatggaggtgtagctgactacagtcaggtgaagtgtaacactgactaaggtgtatggaggtgtagctgactacagtgaggtgaagtgtaacactaaggtgtatggaggtgtagctgactacagtgaggtgaagtgtaacactaaggtgtatggaggtgtagctgactacagtcaggtgaagtgtaacactaaggtgtatggaggtgtagctgactacagtcaggtgaagtgtatcactgactaaggtgtatggaggtgtagctgactacagtcaggtgaagtgtaacactaaggtgtatggaggtgtagctgactacagtcaggtgaagtgtaacactgactaaggtgtatggaggtgtagctgactacagtcaggtgaagtgtaacactaaggtgtatggaggtgtaacTGACTACAgtgaggtgaagtgtaacactgactaaggtgtatggaggtgtagctgactacagtcaggtgaagtgtaacactaaggtgtatggaggtgtaacTGACTACAgtgaggtgaagtgtaacactgactaaggtgtatgg
This genomic stretch from Pecten maximus chromosome 16, xPecMax1.1, whole genome shotgun sequence harbors:
- the LOC117345280 gene encoding uncharacterized protein LOC117345280 — its product is MVNMADLSSDEVRQVHKDTGSGEKRRTGEAFTVDFGDMKSKEGKKNLQESFIKFKKQRQKELRDEKRLRERCLRKQGDVEHMNKLRKKFVKRAKKYFGTPYAKKYWSPDQPEYKSRLFLDCCGLVRQVMRDLRKDFGFRLGPWNQAYMFDLLPNVVEREEDMKPGDLVFISGTYPRPNARQQKHLMTHVEIWAGDRNKTIGARWNNGKVQVWDDYRFEAKSFIDAKYHFRSLDTWLQGICRSFCPEHKWRRTFSPSKKSIFSIDGEKSKSNDQKLENNPKSQLPQDVPMTASRQGKEDDIEEELEEDMEEEDEDAEPACDSDEEGLDPSPRDPDFLMSPRNVCGKVKYNGACNRFPNRPTHSSANNTLLNESEDDSEEEEEEEEEELSVGGKIASLNISDASMTRPRRLQRSQTDLLPGRNKPDYESQRLLSHSVQELPTRFPVIVNDVGKAKLSYRNGHERIKHLSERCLASPRNAQPAKQETMFKTKRKSMEERRKIFKGLEQSKSVLLINNDISDEDSDDVGEETDKFKSISDEGHANYHASDELVNFSPDDLAKLPPDDFVKPLSNELVKQPLNKNTSPSPNELVDVTREENDIIEKPNEDNITKEDDVCPEVCNGLEYDDSKDNSEEDEDFIDIVQTVTSPQSQDEENVDDEENSSQGDHVVTN